In a single window of the Melioribacteraceae bacterium genome:
- a CDS encoding (2Fe-2S)-binding protein — protein sequence MPTITIDGKQIEFKQGQTVIETARQAGIEIPHFCWHPSLSVSGNCRVCLVEIEKMPKLAISCATLSTDGMVVHTKSQKTLEARNAVMEFILINHPLDCPICDEAGECKLQDYAYQHSVGESRFEEIKQRKEKRVQLGPHIKFDGERCISCSRCIRFSDEIAKENQLTFTKRGDKVTITTFPGESFDNPYTLNTVDICPVGALTNNDFRFKSRVWEMSSTNSICVGCSRGCNIEIWVRNNEILRLTPRQNDEVNSYWMCDNGRLNTFKFVNAETRFVNPAIRIDGNLTDSTWDEIIPITVNKIKEFKKGEVSFIGSAFATVEENYLIQKLAKQFGSSQVEFLEFNIPGDKDDILICEDKSPNSAGAKLVGLKASADLSTLALQIKEKKIKALVILNDDLCSVNEEWKELLTKLGLLIQIASNKNLTSEYATIILPASTYAEKHGTFVNVQGRIQRIKPAVITEEMDRAIDGMNMSRWDKFGTKFDRWNQGKKYNSRPAWKILAAIGNEFGIKNKFDLAENVFSEISSSIPSFKGVDYDSIGEQGITLNIKEKVAAV from the coding sequence ATGCCGACAATCACTATTGACGGAAAACAGATAGAATTTAAACAGGGTCAAACTGTAATAGAAACCGCGCGCCAGGCTGGAATTGAAATCCCTCATTTCTGCTGGCATCCAAGTTTATCGGTTTCAGGTAATTGCCGGGTTTGCCTCGTTGAAATAGAGAAGATGCCCAAACTTGCAATTTCATGCGCTACTTTATCAACCGATGGAATGGTGGTACATACAAAATCGCAGAAAACTCTCGAAGCTAGAAACGCGGTGATGGAATTCATTTTAATTAATCATCCGTTGGATTGCCCAATCTGCGATGAAGCTGGCGAATGCAAGCTTCAAGATTATGCTTATCAACACAGCGTAGGTGAAAGTAGATTTGAAGAGATAAAACAGAGAAAAGAAAAAAGAGTTCAGCTCGGTCCACATATAAAATTTGATGGTGAAAGATGTATCTCCTGTTCTCGATGTATCCGATTTTCAGATGAAATCGCCAAAGAGAATCAACTTACATTTACCAAAAGGGGTGATAAAGTTACAATTACAACATTCCCGGGTGAATCATTCGATAATCCTTACACTCTTAATACTGTAGATATCTGTCCGGTTGGCGCATTAACTAATAACGATTTTCGCTTTAAATCGAGAGTGTGGGAGATGTCCTCAACAAACTCAATTTGTGTTGGATGCTCTCGCGGATGCAATATTGAAATTTGGGTTCGCAACAATGAAATATTACGATTAACCCCCCGCCAAAATGATGAGGTTAATAGTTACTGGATGTGTGATAATGGAAGATTGAATACATTTAAATTTGTTAATGCCGAAACTAGATTTGTTAATCCGGCAATTAGAATTGATGGTAACCTAACCGATTCTACATGGGATGAAATTATTCCTATTACGGTAAATAAAATTAAAGAATTTAAAAAGGGAGAAGTAAGTTTTATAGGATCAGCTTTCGCTACTGTTGAAGAGAACTATCTAATTCAAAAATTGGCAAAACAGTTTGGCTCTTCTCAAGTAGAATTTCTTGAATTTAATATCCCCGGCGATAAAGATGATATTTTAATTTGTGAAGATAAATCGCCAAACAGTGCCGGAGCAAAATTGGTAGGTTTAAAAGCTAGTGCCGATCTATCAACTTTGGCTCTTCAAATAAAGGAGAAGAAAATTAAAGCACTAGTTATTCTCAATGATGATTTATGTTCTGTGAATGAAGAATGGAAAGAGCTTTTAACTAAACTTGGATTATTAATTCAAATCGCTTCAAATAAAAATTTAACATCTGAATACGCGACCATAATTCTGCCGGCTTCAACATATGCTGAAAAGCATGGTACATTTGTAAATGTTCAAGGAAGAATTCAAAGGATTAAACCTGCAGTTATTACCGAAGAAATGGATAGAGCAATTGATGGAATGAATATGAGCCGCTGGGATAAGTTCGGAACTAAGTTTGATAGATGGAATCAAGGTAAAAAGTATAATTCTCGCCCTGCCTGGAAAATTTTAGCCGCTATCGGAAATGAGTTTGGCATAAAAAATAAATTTGATTTAGCAGAAAATGTGTTTAGCGAAATTTCATCCTCTAT